A window of Chitinophaga sp. MM2321 contains these coding sequences:
- a CDS encoding SusD/RagB family nutrient-binding outer membrane lipoprotein: protein MKTISKSIILCLGLIGLSVSSCKKDLIKMNENPNGSNPETINPNLVLSTVLTNTGMLVLDLGYQNIAGVMQHTQKDGWTSEHNEYDWGGSNSWTPYYDILRNNQLVYDRATTLNNELQQGVSLVMKSMVFGLITDLWGDAPYTNALKGQEGGTENSLPAYDPQEKIYTGILADLETANTLLSKPKADYPEPIDGADVYYQGDPAKWRKMANSLALRYYMRLSEKLPAVAKAGIEKIVADPAQYPIITAAAEDATMSFPGNSNADSWPANVTYDPDGSNYRRLKMCNTLVTSMLALHDPRIAVWANKVETFLLVDDTKPAGTGINYKAVDTIVNGEPRKVRYISPDVLTGKGLTINDIDQNEDYVGIPPGIAGPAVYNLSPDANQGARNPHVSWLNNIYQQAKGPLLKARLISAAEVHFILAEASAIKGWAAGDAETHYNAAIQASLTTWGIAASYGTYIMQPGVKFDHTQKQIITQKWIASWTAATEAWFDYKRTGLPDLHAGPYAKGPVMPLRYYYMLDERNLNKVNITEAMDRLEVTTYSSYGANGAKNSPWSKPWVIQGTGKPW, encoded by the coding sequence ATGAAAACAATTAGTAAATCAATTATACTATGCCTTGGGTTGATCGGTCTTTCGGTTTCTTCCTGTAAAAAGGATTTGATCAAAATGAATGAGAACCCCAATGGCTCCAACCCTGAAACTATTAATCCAAATCTTGTTTTATCCACCGTACTGACAAATACCGGTATGCTGGTGCTGGATCTGGGCTACCAAAATATTGCCGGTGTGATGCAGCATACCCAGAAGGATGGCTGGACCAGCGAACACAATGAATATGATTGGGGGGGCTCCAATAGCTGGACGCCTTACTATGACATCCTGCGAAACAATCAACTGGTATACGACCGGGCCACTACTCTTAATAACGAATTGCAGCAAGGCGTTTCGCTGGTCATGAAATCGATGGTGTTTGGATTGATCACTGATCTGTGGGGAGATGCTCCTTATACCAATGCATTGAAAGGCCAGGAAGGCGGTACCGAAAATTCATTGCCTGCTTATGATCCGCAGGAAAAAATATATACCGGTATATTAGCAGATCTTGAAACGGCCAATACTTTACTTTCAAAACCTAAAGCTGATTACCCCGAGCCGATCGATGGCGCAGATGTTTATTACCAGGGTGATCCTGCTAAATGGCGCAAGATGGCGAATTCGCTGGCTTTGCGGTATTATATGCGTCTTTCGGAAAAGCTGCCCGCTGTTGCCAAAGCAGGCATTGAAAAAATAGTAGCTGATCCTGCACAATATCCCATCATTACAGCTGCTGCTGAAGACGCCACCATGTCTTTCCCCGGCAACAGCAATGCCGACTCCTGGCCAGCCAACGTCACATATGACCCGGACGGCAGCAACTACCGGAGATTAAAAATGTGTAACACGCTAGTTACTTCCATGTTGGCGCTGCACGACCCAAGAATCGCGGTTTGGGCGAATAAAGTAGAGACCTTTTTACTGGTAGATGATACAAAGCCCGCAGGTACCGGTATCAACTATAAAGCAGTAGATACGATTGTAAACGGCGAACCCAGAAAAGTAAGATATATATCTCCGGATGTACTGACCGGCAAAGGACTCACGATAAATGACATTGACCAGAACGAGGATTATGTAGGTATTCCACCGGGCATTGCCGGACCTGCTGTATATAATTTAAGTCCGGATGCCAATCAGGGAGCCAGAAACCCGCATGTTTCCTGGCTCAATAATATTTACCAGCAGGCAAAAGGCCCATTATTAAAGGCCAGGTTGATCTCTGCCGCCGAAGTACACTTTATCCTGGCCGAAGCTTCCGCCATCAAGGGATGGGCTGCAGGCGATGCAGAAACGCATTATAATGCAGCCATACAGGCATCTCTCACTACCTGGGGAATTGCCGCCAGTTATGGCACATACATCATGCAACCAGGGGTAAAATTCGATCATACGCAAAAGCAAATCATCACCCAGAAATGGATCGCCAGCTGGACAGCCGCAACGGAAGCCTGGTTCGATTACAAACGAACAGGATTGCCCGACCTACACGCAGGCCCTTATGCAAAGGGGCCGGTAATGCCGTTACGCTACTACTACATGCTGGACGAGCGTAACCTCAATAAAGTGAATATTACCGAAGCAATGGACCGGCTGGAAGTAACCACCTATTCTTCCTATGGCGCCAATGGTGCAAAAAACAGCCCGTGGTCAAAACCCTGGGTGATACAAGGCACCGGTAAGCCCTGGTAA
- a CDS encoding glycerophosphodiester phosphodiesterase family protein, with the protein MKRIIVFSGAFFLIITAMAQQVVSPLPVSKNKFVVVAHRGNHETVPENTVAAIEETIRCGADYAELDLRTTKDGKLVLMHNATVDKMTNGKGNVADLTFAEIKALKVKSTDGKDYRVPSFEEALQACKGRLNIYLDFKDADVPETLRQLKAAGMEKQVVVYLNKKEQYKAWRKAAPAMPLMSSLPDEINTPDQFKYFLENVRMEVLDNIKDTAMLAVARQHNVAIWLDVQSQTEGPTEWVAAMKKGVQGVQTDHPTALVSYLKSNNLRDGITTTSTAVAVLPAKPSYIKVRNVPYGDAGEDNTLDAYMPEDHNPQTKIIVYIHGGGWTGGDKKEFPQQLIDELVGRQHYGVVSINYRLIRDNNKNIFPAQIDDIRQALAFISSKARKMKFDGSQFALMGGSAGAYLALQYAYANDSMRQIKTVMDLWGPTDFTDKKVRLENKDADEKVTRLLGVADPASKIAHDASPFYRLTKETGVPTILFHGSEDPLVHVSQSEKLYAKLTSLGIPTQFELYPGEKHGVGLAASMDVFSKLVTWLAKYYPAE; encoded by the coding sequence ATGAAAAGAATTATAGTTTTCTCAGGAGCCTTTTTCCTTATAATAACGGCTATGGCTCAACAGGTAGTGTCTCCACTACCTGTTAGCAAGAATAAATTTGTGGTGGTAGCCCATCGCGGTAATCATGAAACGGTTCCTGAAAATACGGTAGCCGCTATTGAAGAAACCATACGATGTGGCGCGGATTATGCAGAGCTGGATCTGCGCACCACGAAAGATGGGAAGCTGGTGCTGATGCACAATGCTACCGTAGACAAGATGACCAATGGCAAAGGCAATGTGGCAGATTTAACATTTGCCGAAATCAAAGCATTAAAGGTAAAAAGTACAGATGGGAAAGACTATCGTGTGCCCTCCTTTGAAGAAGCCCTGCAGGCGTGTAAAGGCAGGCTGAATATTTATCTTGACTTTAAAGATGCGGATGTACCAGAAACCTTGCGGCAACTAAAAGCGGCTGGGATGGAAAAGCAGGTAGTGGTTTATTTAAATAAAAAAGAACAGTATAAAGCCTGGAGAAAAGCCGCCCCGGCAATGCCATTAATGTCCAGTCTGCCTGATGAGATTAATACCCCTGACCAGTTTAAATATTTCCTGGAAAATGTGCGTATGGAAGTGCTGGATAACATCAAAGACACCGCTATGCTGGCAGTGGCCAGGCAACACAACGTAGCAATATGGCTGGATGTACAATCGCAGACAGAAGGCCCCACCGAATGGGTTGCTGCGATGAAGAAAGGTGTACAGGGTGTGCAGACTGACCACCCGACGGCATTGGTGAGTTATCTGAAGAGCAACAACCTCCGGGATGGTATCACAACCACTTCAACAGCTGTTGCCGTTTTGCCCGCAAAGCCGTCCTACATTAAAGTACGCAATGTACCCTATGGTGATGCAGGTGAAGATAATACACTGGATGCCTATATGCCTGAAGACCACAATCCGCAGACGAAAATAATCGTATACATTCATGGCGGCGGTTGGACTGGCGGTGATAAAAAAGAGTTCCCCCAACAGTTGATTGATGAACTGGTAGGCAGGCAGCATTACGGCGTAGTATCCATAAACTACCGGCTGATCCGGGATAATAACAAAAACATTTTCCCGGCACAGATCGATGATATCCGCCAGGCATTGGCATTTATTTCTTCCAAAGCCAGGAAAATGAAATTCGATGGCAGCCAGTTTGCTTTAATGGGCGGCAGTGCAGGCGCTTACCTGGCCTTGCAATATGCCTATGCAAATGATAGTATGCGCCAGATAAAAACTGTCATGGATCTATGGGGGCCTACCGATTTTACAGATAAAAAAGTAAGACTGGAAAATAAAGATGCCGATGAAAAAGTAACACGCCTGTTAGGCGTGGCTGATCCGGCGTCTAAAATTGCTCATGATGCAAGTCCCTTCTACCGGCTCACCAAAGAAACCGGTGTACCTACCATTTTGTTTCATGGCAGTGAAGATCCACTGGTACATGTAAGCCAGTCAGAGAAGCTTTACGCCAAATTAACATCACTGGGGATACCCACACAATTTGAATTGTATCCTGG
- a CDS encoding PhoPQ-activated protein PqaA family protein, with the protein MKKLLLNITTALFVNLLFFITAFAQQTVTPANALKSYLNNGDHSFKWELKDSFNLANNVKAYNILLTSQQWREFTWKHQLTIFVPADIKYDGALLFITGGSVKDGLPNWNGPTDELYQQVGAVAATNNSVTAVLRQTPNQPLFNKLTEDALISFTLHNFKKDGDFTWPLLFPMVKSAVRAMDAIQDFAKAKLPRNINRFVVSGASKRGWTTWLTGANDDRVVAIAPMVIDVLNMPVSLDYQIKTWKEYSIQIEDYVKLGIPQAAHTESGMAINTMIDPYSYRKSLSMPKMIFMGTNDEYWVVDNIKNYIDSIPGKNLINYVPNAGHSLGDKHQAFEGLSAFFGITMSKQTYPDCSWTTKTRKGKVNLTAKATANSLVDVILWSADSKDLDFRNDKWASQSLGKAHQSKIKVTTPLPQNGYRAFYVDLKYENPTGGTYTVSTRVFVTDDKKIL; encoded by the coding sequence ATGAAGAAACTACTCCTGAACATCACGACAGCTCTTTTTGTTAACCTCCTTTTTTTCATTACAGCCTTTGCCCAACAAACGGTAACACCGGCCAACGCGCTGAAAAGTTATCTGAATAATGGAGACCATTCGTTTAAGTGGGAATTGAAAGACTCCTTTAACCTGGCTAATAATGTAAAAGCCTACAATATATTGCTCACTTCCCAGCAATGGCGGGAGTTTACATGGAAACATCAGTTAACCATTTTTGTTCCGGCCGACATTAAATACGATGGCGCCTTACTGTTCATTACCGGCGGTTCTGTAAAGGACGGACTACCTAACTGGAACGGCCCCACGGATGAACTGTATCAACAGGTAGGCGCTGTTGCAGCTACCAATAACTCGGTTACAGCGGTATTAAGACAAACACCTAATCAACCGCTCTTTAATAAATTAACGGAAGATGCATTGATATCCTTCACCCTCCATAACTTTAAAAAAGATGGTGATTTTACCTGGCCTTTACTGTTCCCCATGGTTAAAAGCGCCGTTCGCGCTATGGATGCCATACAGGACTTCGCCAAAGCAAAATTGCCCCGCAACATAAACCGGTTTGTTGTATCCGGCGCTTCAAAACGTGGCTGGACTACCTGGCTCACCGGCGCCAACGATGACAGGGTGGTTGCTATCGCACCAATGGTGATTGACGTATTAAATATGCCGGTAAGCCTGGACTACCAGATTAAAACCTGGAAAGAATACAGTATTCAGATTGAAGATTATGTAAAACTGGGTATTCCACAGGCAGCCCATACAGAAAGTGGTATGGCCATCAACACCATGATTGATCCTTACTCTTACAGGAAAAGTTTGTCCATGCCCAAAATGATCTTCATGGGTACCAATGATGAATACTGGGTAGTGGATAATATCAAAAATTATATAGACAGCATACCGGGTAAAAATTTAATAAACTATGTACCCAATGCCGGACATAGCCTGGGCGACAAGCATCAGGCCTTTGAAGGGTTAAGTGCTTTCTTTGGTATTACCATGAGTAAGCAAACTTACCCCGACTGTAGCTGGACGACCAAAACACGTAAAGGAAAAGTAAACCTTACCGCAAAAGCTACAGCCAACAGCCTGGTAGACGTGATACTATGGTCAGCAGATTCCAAAGACCTCGATTTCCGTAATGATAAATGGGCATCGCAGAGCTTAGGAAAAGCGCATCAGTCGAAGATAAAAGTAACCACTCCCCTGCCACAAAATGGTTACCGCGCTTTTTATGTTGATCTTAAATACGAGAATCCTACCGGTGGTACCTATACAGTAAGTACACGTGTATTTGTTACCGATGATAAAAAAATACTTTAA